Proteins encoded together in one Eublepharis macularius isolate TG4126 chromosome 2, MPM_Emac_v1.0, whole genome shotgun sequence window:
- the LOC129323629 gene encoding uncharacterized protein LOC129323629, with amino-acid sequence MAHNSTSGNGPITCPFFRELDSILRGDASVKPKRIARSISFAQGPPQISAPREVMEGSEELFSHDMQTIDAAPLWCSSPNPMAAPQNSSSSTDASEEDLDRTIDGLADKENDTTGANAMEDDDSDSDLPLGHRSRYNTADGADNRCLAEVSPGTRLFQLRNRRRRNAALYGVADDMMRRSREEHNAQVSQWRTDREMLCSWKADENKIQREFLDHTKMESEKFAEAWKQNISVMSDAVNTLKSLGQMLAQQRQNIPPTHDYGQTALPASQATPKKAAARRSCVGKARERLTL; translated from the exons ATGGCACACAATTCCACTTCTGGAAACGGCCCCATTACATGTCCTTTTTTTCGTGAGCTGGACAGTATTCTAAGAGGGGACGCAAGTGTTAAACCTAAACGGATAGCGCGAAGCATTTCTTTTGCCCAAGGACCCCCGCAGATAAGCGCCCCCAGGGAAGTGATGGAGGGATCGGAGGAACTCTTCTCGCACGACATGCAGACGATAGATGCTGCACCACTGTGGTGCTCTTCTCCAAATCCCATGGCAGCAC CGCAGAACTCGTCATCATCCACCGATGCCAGTGAAGAGGATCTTGACCGCACCATAGATGGACTTGCTGACAAGG AAAACGACACTACAGGTGCAAACGCAATGGAGGACGACGACAGTGATTCAGACCTTCCCCTGGGGCATCGTTCACGCTATAACACGG CAGACGGGGCAGATAACAGATGCCTAGCAGAAGTTTCACCGGGAACAAGACTATTCCAACTAAGAAACAGGAGACGCAGAAACGCAGCACTCTATGGAGTAGCCGATGATATGATGCGCCGTTCTCGAGAGGAGCACAATGCCCAGGTTTCCCAATGGCGAACGGACAGAGAGATGCTGTGCAGTTGGAAGGCTGATGAGAACAAGATTCAGAGGGAATTCTTGGATCACACTAAAATGGAGAGTGAGAAGTTTGCCGAGGCCTGGAAACAGAACATTTCGGTGATGTCTGATGCTGTGAACACTTTGAAGTCATTGGGACAGATGCTCGCCCAACAGCGTCAAAACATCCCCCCAACACACGATTATGGGCAAACCGCCCTACCTGCCTCACAGGCAACCCCGAAGAAGGCAGCAGCGAGGCGTTCCTGTGTTGGCAAAGCCAGGGAGAGGCTGACGCTTTGA